One genomic region from Arenicella chitinivorans encodes:
- a CDS encoding c-type cytochrome domain-containing protein translates to MEFLLRKQNQSSTRVSFLTIVRWSLTVGLFTSLVACFPSAPEDDESHASFAREAIPTILGRRATGVDEVEVVADIAELLGRDAAVEMLMQDPAYVDHWTDAMMDILKVQRHALNDGVNAAQDQICWGPPTTDNPDPQFAEWVRDHSPTDAGAPTGWNMTDLLRSAILIDDLSVIYKAYLFPLAMRRDGSGGRNAQLAERLSTVYLNRDTTCLRCHNPTFSTSNLIDGSGNIVWQRLYNISGHPEKALFNNYYDSVGAFDNLTPVMRGAVRQPAGSGVGILPWGMNLACATDTDQAGAANNGTLIYSGFQSVTGGGSSVAFGSLDGAIDADVSLWELERSLDQGVTDLQDGYERFTATSVVLPPDEETYCEAVDVFAANCTGCHSGASPSGGLDLSTDPHGELVGVASQAGSSVEATRVVANNTGDSELWGRVSSSTVGYQMPPGGGLSATDETTIEDWINAGAAGVDIANCNTSPIPDVAPDEAFAFLTAANAVDGIWDSVMGYRLTIDHGFPRNKAQRDMLWNLTEYTLLPEDWSLKSVLSKILSSDWFARRAPSLSQLDSAYPLEPLLDPWIVANPVDVPSPHASEAHNGKGEQVNRYRVNTLLRSIADALGWEQPRRFRDATYPTNVDEQLGQYRSPTIAGFDDVNFQSLLALEAELGLCNKAGKAVGSDDYIDLLVDAIAQFNSDNPDTPVTIGDAYSILKDRLLQDTTIEAVLPQELSAMPNAVSEASAIVALFTAGTGSTLTLNSSATDLDATQLDAKLRESCGSLVKTPQFLLANITPGGYSDNNMPDAPRLTVCLDGEECGYPQACGYWRSTLWNMGTYLACEDRTVRRAQLLYLPLPEDFVFYPREPGLFTPIGETRFGSSMSASDESTMKKDRAALPKTKLKQADFDLRYALRSATLCPDGLCGFVKKPSVEQCVEDPSAASCRRLVATCDPRDMADVNQCGRRRGDIRENGVHVLWGDGAKVAETRGVMLLRPELPDPKSTRELAAIEKNKPKVKSTDLMPAKQFKYDPTKPLERKPIGSRLSSRDLTKLQRKPIGPFTGRDLKWRKLEPGETLQAGDLVHVPLTARLTLEHRGSRFGTGKPIKQRVEGRATAGHVLSITGSNASQLFATPTKRGALSPAQLRKAELSGEFQSRAPTKRDWARLKRLSTKPQSYYVPTIKELYQETEAYKEQHILDHPNLTPEGTDKPSRDDKQ, encoded by the coding sequence ATGGAATTTTTACTACGAAAACAGAATCAATCCAGCACTCGAGTTAGTTTTTTAACGATCGTTCGCTGGTCACTCACCGTGGGCTTATTTACATCGCTGGTTGCGTGCTTCCCTTCAGCCCCGGAAGACGATGAGAGTCACGCCAGCTTTGCCCGCGAAGCGATCCCGACCATCCTTGGTCGCCGTGCAACCGGGGTCGATGAAGTCGAAGTTGTGGCCGACATCGCAGAACTGCTCGGGCGCGATGCGGCAGTCGAAATGCTGATGCAAGATCCTGCTTATGTCGATCACTGGACTGATGCCATGATGGACATACTCAAAGTGCAGCGACATGCCTTGAATGATGGCGTCAACGCGGCGCAGGATCAAATTTGCTGGGGCCCGCCAACCACTGACAACCCTGACCCGCAATTTGCCGAATGGGTTCGGGACCATAGCCCAACGGATGCCGGCGCACCGACCGGTTGGAACATGACTGACCTGTTGCGCTCGGCGATCCTAATCGACGACCTTTCTGTCATCTACAAAGCCTACCTGTTTCCATTGGCGATGCGCCGCGATGGTAGCGGTGGTCGCAACGCGCAATTAGCGGAGCGCTTGTCAACGGTGTATCTAAATCGAGACACCACCTGCTTGCGCTGCCACAACCCAACCTTTTCAACCTCGAACCTGATTGATGGCAGCGGCAACATTGTGTGGCAACGCTTATACAATATTAGTGGCCATCCTGAAAAAGCGTTGTTCAATAACTACTATGATTCGGTTGGCGCATTCGACAACCTAACACCGGTTATGCGCGGAGCTGTTCGTCAGCCTGCCGGCAGTGGTGTTGGCATCCTGCCCTGGGGCATGAACCTGGCTTGCGCTACCGACACAGACCAAGCAGGAGCAGCCAACAACGGCACATTGATTTATAGCGGATTCCAATCAGTCACCGGCGGCGGCAGCAGTGTCGCATTCGGTAGCTTAGATGGCGCCATTGATGCAGATGTGTCGTTATGGGAACTTGAACGCAGCTTGGATCAAGGGGTTACCGATTTACAGGATGGCTACGAACGTTTTACTGCAACCAGCGTCGTGTTACCACCGGATGAAGAGACCTACTGCGAAGCCGTCGATGTGTTTGCCGCAAATTGCACTGGCTGCCACTCCGGCGCCTCACCATCAGGGGGGCTGGACTTATCGACCGACCCGCACGGCGAACTCGTTGGGGTTGCCTCCCAGGCTGGCAGCTCGGTTGAGGCAACACGCGTGGTGGCGAACAATACCGGCGATTCCGAATTGTGGGGTCGTGTCAGCTCAAGCACTGTTGGATATCAAATGCCACCTGGCGGTGGTCTATCGGCGACCGATGAAACAACGATCGAAGACTGGATTAACGCCGGCGCAGCGGGCGTTGATATTGCCAACTGTAACACCAGCCCGATTCCGGACGTTGCGCCGGACGAAGCTTTTGCTTTTCTGACTGCAGCGAATGCCGTCGACGGAATCTGGGATTCAGTCATGGGTTATCGCTTGACCATAGATCACGGTTTTCCGCGCAATAAAGCGCAACGCGATATGTTGTGGAATCTGACCGAATACACCTTGCTTCCCGAAGATTGGTCGTTGAAATCAGTGCTGAGCAAAATTCTTTCGTCCGACTGGTTCGCGCGCCGCGCACCAAGCCTGTCACAGTTGGACTCTGCCTACCCGCTCGAACCGCTTCTTGATCCTTGGATCGTGGCAAACCCAGTCGATGTACCAAGTCCACACGCCTCGGAGGCGCACAATGGTAAAGGCGAGCAAGTGAATCGATATCGGGTAAATACGCTGCTCAGAAGTATCGCAGACGCACTCGGTTGGGAACAACCACGTCGATTTAGAGACGCCACCTACCCGACCAATGTGGATGAACAGCTCGGCCAGTACCGCTCACCAACCATTGCCGGATTTGACGACGTTAACTTCCAATCGCTACTGGCACTGGAAGCCGAACTTGGTTTGTGTAACAAAGCCGGAAAAGCCGTTGGCTCGGACGATTACATCGATCTGTTAGTCGACGCGATTGCGCAGTTTAATTCTGACAACCCGGATACGCCAGTCACCATTGGGGATGCGTATTCAATTCTCAAAGACCGGCTTCTGCAGGACACCACCATTGAGGCGGTGTTGCCACAGGAATTGAGTGCCATGCCGAACGCAGTGAGCGAAGCCTCTGCGATCGTGGCACTGTTCACTGCAGGAACCGGATCGACACTCACACTCAATTCTTCGGCGACGGATCTAGACGCCACTCAGTTGGATGCCAAGCTTCGTGAAAGCTGTGGATCACTGGTTAAAACGCCCCAATTTCTATTGGCCAACATAACACCAGGGGGCTATTCCGATAACAATATGCCGGATGCGCCGCGTCTGACGGTCTGCCTAGATGGCGAAGAATGTGGCTATCCACAAGCGTGTGGTTACTGGCGGTCAACCTTGTGGAATATGGGAACCTACCTGGCATGCGAAGATCGTACTGTTCGGCGTGCGCAGTTGCTTTACCTGCCCCTACCAGAAGATTTTGTGTTCTACCCTCGCGAACCAGGCTTGTTTACACCGATAGGCGAAACTCGGTTTGGTTCCTCCATGTCTGCCAGCGATGAGTCTACCATGAAGAAAGATCGCGCCGCGCTGCCCAAGACTAAGCTAAAACAAGCAGATTTCGATCTGCGATACGCACTCCGTAGTGCGACGCTGTGCCCGGATGGCCTATGCGGCTTCGTCAAAAAGCCCAGCGTGGAGCAATGCGTCGAAGATCCTTCAGCGGCCAGCTGTCGACGCCTGGTTGCCACCTGTGACCCTCGGGATATGGCAGACGTTAATCAGTGTGGTCGCCGACGCGGCGATATTCGTGAAAACGGTGTACACGTGCTCTGGGGGGACGGTGCCAAGGTCGCCGAAACACGTGGTGTAATGCTGTTGCGCCCCGAATTACCAGACCCTAAATCGACCCGTGAACTGGCGGCCATAGAAAAAAATAAACCCAAGGTCAAATCGACCGATCTCATGCCAGCTAAACAGTTTAAGTACGACCCCACAAAACCGTTGGAACGGAAACCGATTGGCAGTCGACTGAGTAGTCGAGACTTGACCAAACTGCAACGCAAACCGATCGGTCCATTTACTGGGCGAGATCTAAAATGGCGCAAGTTGGAACCTGGGGAAACACTGCAAGCTGGTGATTTAGTCCATGTGCCGCTGACTGCGCGCTTGACCCTAGAACACCGTGGCAGCCGCTTTGGCACTGGTAAACCGATCAAACAACGCGTTGAAGGTCGTGCAACCGCAGGTCACGTGTTGTCGATTACCGGATCAAACGCCTCGCAATTGTTCGCCACACCAACCAAGCGTGGTGCGCTCAGTCCGGCACAACTACGCAAAGCGGAACTGAGTGGTGAATTCCAAAGTCGAGCGCCTACGAAACGCGACTGGGCACGATTAAAACGATTAAGCACGAAGCCGCAGTCGTACTACGTGCCAACCATCAAAGAACTCTACCAAGAGACCGAAGCCTATAAGGAACAGCATATCCTCGACCACCCAAATCTCACGCCGGAAGGCACCGACAAACCGTCACGTGATGACAAACAGTAA